The following proteins are co-located in the Halococcus hamelinensis 100A6 genome:
- a CDS encoding TrmB family transcriptional regulator, whose amino-acid sequence MVSATEEEVIDLLQDLGLKEYEAKCFAALTRLSSGTAKEISDTAEVPRTRVYDAVRVLESSGLVEIQHGNPQYFRAIGVNEAVVILGDRYSSRIDELDQALHGLESQQQSSEQEPHEVWSLATTASITTRAQKMIRRGSEEIFLIIGSDMMLTDDLYESLQEAVAAGADVLIGALERETRNEIRDHIPEAEVFETGLEWLRSPEESPDEASIGVLVMTDRSELLVSSRTPSEGNGPSERAIYGRGFSNGLVVIARRLLSYGLQDIQDPAK is encoded by the coding sequence ATGGTAAGCGCAACTGAAGAGGAGGTGATCGACCTGCTTCAGGATCTCGGCCTGAAGGAGTACGAAGCGAAGTGTTTTGCGGCATTGACGAGGCTTTCCTCTGGGACCGCAAAGGAGATCAGCGACACTGCGGAGGTCCCCCGGACCCGAGTTTATGACGCCGTCCGAGTACTCGAGTCCAGTGGACTAGTCGAAATTCAACATGGCAACCCACAGTACTTCCGAGCGATCGGGGTTAACGAGGCGGTCGTCATCCTCGGGGATCGCTATTCGTCCCGTATCGACGAACTCGACCAGGCGCTCCACGGCCTCGAGAGCCAACAACAGAGTTCTGAACAGGAGCCACACGAGGTCTGGTCGCTCGCGACCACCGCCTCGATCACAACCCGTGCTCAGAAGATGATTCGCAGGGGGAGTGAGGAGATCTTTCTGATCATTGGGTCGGACATGATGCTTACCGACGACCTCTACGAGAGCCTCCAAGAGGCAGTCGCCGCTGGGGCCGACGTTCTCATCGGGGCATTGGAGCGTGAAACACGCAACGAAATTCGAGACCACATTCCAGAAGCCGAAGTATTCGAAACGGGTCTCGAGTGGCTCAGAAGTCCCGAAGAAAGCCCCGATGAGGCGTCGATCGGTGTTCTGGTGATGACCGACCGAAGCGAACTCCTCGTGAGTTCACGAACGCCGAGTGAAGGAAATGGGCCGAGCGAACGAGCGATATACGGTCGTGGGTTCTCGAACGGACTAGTAGTGATCGCCCGACGACTGCTCTCGTACGGTCTGCAGGATATTCAGGACCCCGCTAAATAG
- a CDS encoding helix-turn-helix domain-containing protein — protein MSLVATYQIGSPVYDSVFEEIPDLRFEVEQVLACSPETLSVTCWVETSHPAAFETHLEQWESGETTQYTDWEDDRALYQLWVPIAKTTYWDWTSLGGVLLDATVTPRGATIRMEFPDHESLSTYRKCCLDQDIDFSLSSLTEAHSDSKLNPQLLTSSQRRLVASAIEHGYFEIPRGISMVELAAAHDISDQAASERLRRGLSNLLKNGRFDTMWAPQEEENTLRAR, from the coding sequence ATGAGTTTGGTTGCGACCTATCAAATCGGCTCTCCAGTCTATGATTCGGTTTTTGAGGAAATACCCGACCTCCGGTTCGAGGTCGAGCAAGTACTCGCGTGTAGTCCCGAGACCCTTTCGGTGACGTGCTGGGTCGAAACATCCCACCCAGCGGCGTTCGAAACCCACCTCGAACAGTGGGAAAGCGGTGAAACAACCCAGTATACTGACTGGGAGGACGATCGAGCACTCTACCAACTGTGGGTGCCCATCGCGAAGACCACCTACTGGGATTGGACGTCGCTCGGGGGCGTGCTCCTTGATGCGACCGTCACGCCTCGAGGCGCAACCATCCGGATGGAGTTCCCGGACCACGAGTCCCTCAGTACATATCGAAAGTGCTGTCTCGACCAAGATATCGATTTCTCGCTCAGCAGCCTCACCGAGGCTCACTCCGACTCCAAGTTGAACCCCCAACTTCTCACCTCCTCCCAACGCAGACTCGTCGCCTCAGCCATCGAACACGGCTATTTCGAGATCCCGCGTGGAATCAGTATGGTCGAACTCGCTGCGGCGCACGATATCTCCGACCAGGCAGCCTCCGAACGCCTTCGCCGTGGTCTCTCGAACCTCCTCAAGAATGGGAGATTCGATACGATGTGGGCCCCGCAGGAGGAGGAGAACACTCTGCGGGCGAGGTAA